A section of the Camelus dromedarius isolate mCamDro1 chromosome 14, mCamDro1.pat, whole genome shotgun sequence genome encodes:
- the LOC105090783 gene encoding solute carrier family 25 member 3-like: MCDAGGYRALQARSAGLLKGRPWAAAATEEAGYEYGSTKYLLLCGLGGMLSCGVTHTAVVPLDLVKCRMQVDPGKYRGILSGFGVTVRDDGLRGLARGWAPTFLGYSLQGLFKFGLYEVFKIRYAQLLGQEKAYEWRTSLYLAASASAEFFADVTLAPMEAVKVRIQTQRGYARTLRAAAPRMYGEEGLWAIYKGVAPLWMRQIPYTMMKFACFERTVEALYKYVVPKPQSQCTKAQQLAVTFVAGYIAGVFCAVVSHPADSVVSVLNKEKGSTAFAVLHKLGFGGVWKGLFARIIMIGTLTALQWFIYDSVKVYFKLPRPPVPQAPESLKKRK; this comes from the coding sequence ATGTGTGACGCTGGCGGTTACCGAGCCCTGCAGGCGAGAAGCGCGGGCCTACTCAAGGGCAGGCCCTGGGCGGCGGCGGCCACGGAGGAAGCCGGCTATGAGTACGGCTCCACGAAGTACCTGCTGCTGTGCGGCCTGGGCGGGATGCTGAGCTGCGGGGTGACGCACACGGCCGTCGTGCCCCTGGACCTGGTCAAGTGCCGCATGCAGGTGGATCCCGGCAAGTACAGGGGCATCCTGAGCGGCTTCGGCGTGACGGTGCGGGACGATGGGCTGCGCGGCCTGGCCCGAGGCTGGGCCCCGACCTTCCTGGGCTACTCCCTGCAAGGCCTCTTCAAGTTCGGCCTCTACGAGGTCTTCAAGATCCGCTATGCGCAGCTCCTGGGCCAGGAGAAGGCCTACGAGTGGAGAACCAGCCTGTACCTGGCGGCCTCGGCCAGCGCCGAGTTCTTCGCCGACGTGACCCTGGCGCCGATGGAAGCGGTGAAGGTTCGCATTCAGACGCAGCGGGGCTACGCCCGCACTCTCCGGGCCGCAGCCCCCAGAATGTACGGCGAAGAGGGCCTGTGGGCCATCTACAAAGGCGTGGCGCCGCTCTGGATGAGGCAGATCCCCTACACCATGATGAAGTTCGCCTGCTTTGAGCGTACCGTCGAGGCGCTCTACAAGTACGTCGTGCCCAAGCCCCAGAGCCAGTGCACCAAAGCCCAGCAGCTGGCTGTGACCTTCGTGGCCGGCTACATCGCTGGCGTCTTCTGCGCCGTCGTGTCCCACCCCGCCGATTCCGTCGTGTCCGTTTTAAACAAGGAGAAGGGCAGCACAGCCTTCGCGGTTCTCCACAAACTGGGGTTCGGGGGTGTGTGGAAGGGCCTGTTCGCCCGCATCATCATGATTGGCACCCTGACTGCGCTGCAGTGGTTCATCTATGACTCGGTCAAGGTCTATTTCAAGCTGCCTCGCCCTCCGGTCCCTCAAGCTCCCGAATCCCTAAAGAAAAGGAAGTAG